The Planctellipticum variicoloris DNA window CGGCTTCAGCATGAAGGCGACCAGGATGACGATCAGGAAGACCGGCGTGACGTACTTCATGATGTAAAAGAAAATGCGGGGCACCTTCAGATCGGAGCCCCGCATCAGTTCTTCCCAGCCCTTGCCGGCGCCGAAGACCCATGAGAACAGGATCGCTTCGCCGACCGCCATCACCACGAGCGAAAACGTTCCCGCCCAGAAGTCGAACTCGTCGAAGAACGTCTTGGAATGCAGCAGCGCGACGGGCAGGGCCAGCGGCAGCAGCATCGCCCCGAACAGCAGTGCGCACTTCTCGCGAGGGAGGTCGAACTCGTCCTCCAGGAAGGCCATCATCGGCTGACCCATCGCCAGCGAACTGGTGATCGCGGCAAAGAACAGCAGGCCGAACCACAGGAAACCGGCCAGCGGGGCAAACGAGCCCCAGTTGTTGAAGAGCTGCGGAAAGACCATGAACCCCAGCCCGAACCCCGAGCTCCCCTGGACTGTTTCCAGTCCCAGATAGGCCACGGCGATCGGAATCAGAATCGTCCCCCCCAGCACTACTTCGCAGAACTCATTGGTCCACGCCCCGGCGGCGCCGTTGAGCGCAATGTCGTCGTTCTGACGCAGGTAGGAGGCATAGCAGTGCATCGACCCCATGCCGATCGACAGCGTGAAAAACGTCTGCCCCACCGCCGCCAGCCAGACGGTCGGATTGAGCAGCGAGTCGAACTTCGGATTCCAGACGAAATTCAACCCCTCGAAGGGGCTGGCGACGGCGTGCGGATCGGTCTCGGGCGAGATCATCAGCCCGCGCACCGCCAGGATCGTCGCGAAGATGATCAGGACCGGCATGCCGATCTTGGAGACAATCTCGATTCCTTTCGCCAGGCCGCGGGACAGAATGTAGAGATTCATCAGAATGCAGACGCCGAACATCAGCATGCCGAATCCGCCGACGGCGATGACGGAATTCTCCCGCGTTCCCAGCAGATAGTCGTAGTATTCCTTCCCGGTCGTGGACCGGAAGCCCCCCAGCAGCGAGTTCCCGGCGTAGGCCAGACACCACGATTCGATGTAGAGGTAGAACGCCGCGATCAGCAGGCAGTTCCAGAGTCCAAAGACCCCGAAGTACTTCCAGAGCCGACCGCGCCCCATCGCATCGAACATGCCGGGGGTCGAATGATGTCCGAACTGACCGCCGTAGCGACCGATCGTCCATTCCATCCACATCAGCGGAAAACCGACGATCGCCAGGGAGACGAAGTAGGGAATGAGAAACGCGCCGCCGCCGTTCTGGACAGCCTGGGCGGGAAACCGGAGGAAGTTGCCCAGCCCCACGGCGTTCCCCGCCATGGCCAGCACCAGTCCCACCCGGGAGGCCCACCGTTCGCTTCCGCTCATGCCCGTCCCTCAGTACGTCACGTCTCCAGAAACGCTGTCAGCGCCAGGTCCCCCGACCGGACGGGGGACATCCTAATCACGGACCCGCCCCGGACGCCAGTTTCCACGACGAAAGATGAGACATTTCGCCGCAATCCGGAAATTCAGGCCTGCGGAGGCTGGGAATCCGCGGGGAGGACTTCCGCCAGCTTGCGGCCGCGCAGGCGGGCCACGGCGACTTCCCAGACGATCGGCAACAACGAGACGCCGACGATTCCGAGAATCACGATCTCGAAGTGCTTCCTGACGAACGGGATGTTGCCGCAGAAGTAGCCCAGCAGCAGAAAGGTCACGACCCACACGACGCCGCCGATGATGTTGTACATCGCAAACTTCGCGTAGTTCATCCGCCCGATCCCCGCCACGAAGGGGGCAAAGGTGCGGATGATCGGAATGAAGCGGGCCAGGAAGATCGCCTTGCCGCCATGCGTCACGTAGAACGCCTGGGCGCGGAGCAGATACTCCTGCTTGAGGAGCGGAATCTTGCCGCTGAAGGCGCGGGGGCCGATCCAGTAGCCGATCGAGTAGTTGACGGCATCGCCCGCGATGGCGGCAATCAGCAGCAGGGCCATCAGCACCCAGAGGTTGATCGTGTCGGGCGCCAGGGCGGCGACGGCCCCCGCCGCAAACAGGAGCGAGTCCCCCGGCAAAAATGGCGTGACCACCAGGCCGGTTTCGCAAAAGACGATCAGGAACAGGAACAGGTAGGTCCAGCTCCCGAAGTTTTCGACCATCTGCTTGAGATGCTCGTCAAAGTGCAGCAGCAGGTCGAACAGGTATTTGACGGAGTCCATGGGCGTCCGGGATCGAGAGTGCGCAGGAAAGCTGTGGGCCTGTGTACACCCTTCAGGCGGGCCACGACCTCAGGATAGGACAAATCCGAGGCGCGCACCATGCGAGCTTCGCAGGGAGACCGCAGGTCACGTGCCCGCTGGACTGGCTGTGCGGATACTGCGGGAAACGCCGGTCAGAATTCGACCTTCACCTTATCCCGCTGATAGAGCGGCAAATGACGGTAGTAGACTTCGAGCGTCATCACGCACAGCGACGTCATGAACAGCCGACCGCCGACGCTGCCGTGCGGATCGGCGACGTCCCAGCTCCCCGCTTCCGGGCCGTCTTTGAGTTGCGTCCGGACGAGCTGCTCGCGCATCACGTCGTTCCACCGGTCCCACTCTTCGCCTCCCCAGTGATGCAGCACCTGGGTGGCGTAGTAGTTGTAGTACATGTTGTTGGTCATCGGCTTGACCGCATCGAGATACGCCACCCCCGCCTTCAACGCTGGCCTGCGGTTGTCCCAGCCCAGATACATCCGGCAGAGCAACCCGGCCGCGCTCAGCGTGGGGGTCGGCGGCGTTTTGGGAACGGCCGTGTACGAGTACTTCGCCCCCTTCTCATATTCGACGCTGTCGAGAAACGTTCCGGCCTTCCGGAAGACCCCCTGCGGAATCCGCATCCTGGCCTGCGATGCGGCCTTGAGCGCCATGACTTCCCAGCCGACGACAGAGGTGTCGCCCGGATCCCCCGGCGCATAGCGCCAGCCGCCCCCTTTCGGATCCTGCGCATTCACAATGAACCGGACCGCACTTTCGGCCTGCTGGCGGTAACGAACATCCCCGGTCATCGCCACCACTTCGCAAAGAGCCAGCGTGGCGATCGCATGGGAGTACATTGCGGTGTGACCGTGGCCGCTTTCCGGGGTGCCGCGCAGGTCGAACCCCGCCGGAGACAACTTGCCGAGCTTCACCAGGGCGTCGAAACCCCTTTGGATTTCCTGCTGATAGTCCCCCTTGTCGGGAGTATGGCCGGCTCCGAGAAAGGCCAGCAGCGCCAGTCCGGTGGAACCTGTCCGGACCTCCTTCAGTGTCCCCGGCTGCGACCACGTTCCCTGGTTGTCGGGGTGTGCGGCGTGGTCGAAACTCCAGCTCCCGTCCGGAAATTGTCGCGACTTCAACCATTTGAGCCCCGTGGCCACGGCCCGTTCGCTGGCATCGCTGCCGCCAAACCTCTTCACCATCGCCGACTTGGCCGCCGACGACCGGCCCGCCATCTGATCGCCCACCTTGATGCCGGCCAGTCCCGGCAGGTTGGCTTCGTCAATGACCACCTGCGGCTCCGCATCGCTGACATCCAGATTGACCGGCGCTCGGATGTCTGAAACGAAGTCCGTCACGCTCTGCTGGGGAGTGATTTCAGACGTATTCTCGTCGATCTGGTCTGGTTGAATCGTCGTCTCGACGATCGGCTCCTGGTCGTTTTCTTTCGTCGAGACGAGAACCGTGACGATCTCGCGCAGATTGTCGTGATCCAAGACGATCAGCGAGCAGACGAAGAGGACGACGACATGGACCAGCAGGCTGATCCCCGTCGTCGTCGCCGTGCTCTTCCAGTCGACCGGACGGCGCTCAGGCTTCAGCGGTCCGACCCGGTCGCGAATGGTCGGCCGGCCGGCGCCCTCACGCGGCTGCTGTGACAAGGCCGAGGCCTGTGGCGATGCGGGAACCCCTCCCGACGCAGGGGCCTTGGGACTGTTCATGTCCGCCTCGAAGTGGTGGCCGTAAGTTCTGATTTCGAAGGGGGGCAGCAAGACACGCGGATCGGACCGGGAATCCTAGGGCCGTCGAAACCCTTCGTCAACAACGAGGTCTCATCCCCAGCAGGCTTCCGGAGAATCGTGCGGGGCACCTGCGGGGGCCGAGGTGCGGGGCGCGATCCAGGGGGACTTCGCGTTCCGTTGATGGTGGACCGGCTTGCCCCTGCCACTCGCTACCACAACGAATACAGGAACGGCCCGGCCGGCGAGCCCGCCAGGAGCACCAATCCCGCGACCAGCAGCAGTACCACGATGATCGGCGTCAGCCACCACTTCTTGCTCGTCGACAGGAAATCGATGAACTCCCGGATGATGCCGGGATCGGGAGCGTCCGCAGCTTGCTGAAAGCTCTGGTTGGCGGATTGTCCGGTCGTGTTCTGAGGCGAGGAAGAAGTGTCAGTCATTGCGGTTCCCGATCCACCGTTGAATGTCGTAGCGGCGATCCCTGATTCGACAACAGCGACTTTGTCATAGTGTTGCGACTTACGCAGATCGGATCTGATATCGGGTGGCTGGGGTCGGCCGCTCTGGGCCGCCCCCAGCGAAGTGGTGAGAAACTGAGGGCTCGAAGACTCGACCTCAGCCACCCCTTCGGCCCAGGAGCACGTTCCCCAGATTCTGCGGCACTATCACAGCATATGGGGCACGGTTCCGGCCGTCTTCCACCATTTGAACCGTCCTCGTCAAAACTGCCGGAAATAGCTCTCGGCGGGCGGTGCGGCCGGGCGCTCCGTCCAGTAGGTCTTCCGCTCCGGTTCCCAGCGCCTGCCGATCAGGTCGAGGCCGGATAGCCGCAGCAGCAGGCCCAGCGGCGTGAAGACCAGATAGAACGTCGCCGCCAGGATGAGGTGCGACACGACCCAGCCGAGAGGAAAGAACGCATAGACCCAGCCGAGGTAGACCCGGCGAATTACCCGCGGCTGGATGAGACCGATGACAGTGACGAGCGCCGCCAGGGCGATCAGCACGACCGGCAGCGTGGTCCACCCGGTCCGCCGCCACACCCCCCACATCACGACCGCGATGAAGGGGAGCAGCAGCCCGGCAAACCAGCGCAGGTCGCGATCGGTCGGCTGGTGCTTGATAGTCAGCATGCGACGCCGGCCTCCCGGTGAACTTTCAGAGGTTTTCCAGAATCCGACGGACTTCAGCCTCGTCCTCCGCGGGAAAGGCGACGATCAGCTCGCCGGTTCCCTGTTCGGCCCACCACTCCGTCGCCTCGCGCAGCGCCGCGAAGTACGGCGCCCGCTGGGCGGAGTGCTGCAGGAACGGGACGTCGGCATGGACGATGGCCGCCTGCGGAGGCTTATCGAGCCAGCTCAGATCTTTCAGGCAATCGCAGAAGGAGTCCCAGTGCCAGGCGAAATCTTCGGGAAGGCTCAGGCCTTTCGCCAGCAGCTCCAGCAGCGTCTGCTTGCGACGCATGTCTGCCGGGACGCGCACGATCCGCCCCAGCGGCATCAGCCGCTTCGACCACGAACCGAAATGAAAGCCGGGGAGATCGTCGGTCATGAGTGGCTGGCCGGCAGGAGACCCAGTGCGTCCAGAATCCGCTGGCCGGCGTGCGACTTATTGAGCACATACAGGTGGATGCCCGCGACACCCTGATCGATCAGTTCGCGGCACTGCTGGATGGCGAAATCGACGCCGATCTCGAACTGCGCGGCCTTATCGTCGCGAGCATTTTCCAGGCGGGCAGCGAGACCCGCCGGGATCTTCGCGCCGCACATGGCGGTGATTCTCTGAATCCGGGCGAATTCGGTGATCGGCATGATTCCGGGGATGATCGGAATGCGAATGCCGGCTCGCTCGCACTGCTCTCGAAACCGCAGGAAGGCGCTGTTGTCGAAGAAGAGCTGCGTATAGACGGCATCCGCCCCGCAGGCCACCTTCTGCTGCAGGTAACGCAGGTCGGTCGCGAGATCGCTGGCTTCCGGGTGCTTCTCGGGATAGCCGGCGACGCCGATCCCCATCTCGGGGAACTCCTCGCGGATCAGAGACACCAGCTCGTTGGCGTGCCCCAGTCCGCCGGCGACCGCCCGGAACTCGGTCTGGCCGGCCGGCGCGTCGCCGCGAAGCGCCATGATATTGCGAATGCCGGCTGTCCAGGCGAACTGCAGCCACTCCACGAGTTCGTCGCGCGTGCTGCCGACGCAGGTGAAGTGGGCGGTGGCTGGCAGGGAGAACTGCTCCTGGATCTCCCGGCACCACTCGACCGTCCGCTTGCTCGTCGAGCCCCCCGCGCCGTAGGTGCAGGAGACGAAGGCCGGCCCGAACGGAGCCAGCTCGCGCAGCGTCTGTCGCAAGGCTTCGTCCCCCTCCGGCGTCTTAGGGGGGAAAATCTCGATCGACAGGCCGAACTGGCGCTGTGCGTAAATGTCCCGAATCCGCATTCCCGTTCCTTATAGGACCGCACCGGAGGGGGGCGCCGTCCGCGCCTCCGCCCTCGATCGTGCGACGAGCATACCGGAATCCCGCTACCGCTGTCATGGCTGTCACCCGGTCCACGGATTGCTCAGGCTCTGGACTTCCGGCGGCGGCCGCGACATTCTCGACCTCAACATCGAGACCCGCCGACCTCTCTCCCGGAGCGCTGCCGTGTTTCCCGAAGAACGCCGTCCCGCCGTCAGTTACCTGATTTTCGATATCGAGGCGATTGCCGACGGCGCACTGGTCTCCCGAATCCGCTATCCGGGGCAAGGCTTGCCCCCCGAAGCGGCCTTGGCGAAATACCGGGCCGAGCTGCTGGAGCAGAACGGGAAGGACATCCTGCCCGTGACGTTCATGCTTCCGATTTCGGTCGCGGTGGCGAAAATAGATGCGGAATACAAGCTGCTGGACCTGGTGACGCTCGACGCGCCCCAGTATCGCCCGCACGTGATCGCCAAAAATTTCTG harbors:
- a CDS encoding barstar family protein; this encodes MTDDLPGFHFGSWSKRLMPLGRIVRVPADMRRKQTLLELLAKGLSLPEDFAWHWDSFCDCLKDLSWLDKPPQAAIVHADVPFLQHSAQRAPYFAALREATEWWAEQGTGELIVAFPAEDEAEVRRILENL
- the metF gene encoding methylenetetrahydrofolate reductase [NAD(P)H] codes for the protein MRIRDIYAQRQFGLSIEIFPPKTPEGDEALRQTLRELAPFGPAFVSCTYGAGGSTSKRTVEWCREIQEQFSLPATAHFTCVGSTRDELVEWLQFAWTAGIRNIMALRGDAPAGQTEFRAVAGGLGHANELVSLIREEFPEMGIGVAGYPEKHPEASDLATDLRYLQQKVACGADAVYTQLFFDNSAFLRFREQCERAGIRIPIIPGIMPITEFARIQRITAMCGAKIPAGLAARLENARDDKAAQFEIGVDFAIQQCRELIDQGVAGIHLYVLNKSHAGQRILDALGLLPASHS
- a CDS encoding DedA family protein, with the translated sequence MDSVKYLFDLLLHFDEHLKQMVENFGSWTYLFLFLIVFCETGLVVTPFLPGDSLLFAAGAVAALAPDTINLWVLMALLLIAAIAGDAVNYSIGYWIGPRAFSGKIPLLKQEYLLRAQAFYVTHGGKAIFLARFIPIIRTFAPFVAGIGRMNYAKFAMYNIIGGVVWVVTFLLLGYFCGNIPFVRKHFEIVILGIVGVSLLPIVWEVAVARLRGRKLAEVLPADSQPPQA
- a CDS encoding SxtJ family membrane protein, with the protein product MLTIKHQPTDRDLRWFAGLLLPFIAVVMWGVWRRTGWTTLPVVLIALAALVTVIGLIQPRVIRRVYLGWVYAFFPLGWVVSHLILAATFYLVFTPLGLLLRLSGLDLIGRRWEPERKTYWTERPAAPPAESYFRQF
- a CDS encoding sodium-dependent transporter — encoded protein: MSGSERWASRVGLVLAMAGNAVGLGNFLRFPAQAVQNGGGAFLIPYFVSLAIVGFPLMWMEWTIGRYGGQFGHHSTPGMFDAMGRGRLWKYFGVFGLWNCLLIAAFYLYIESWCLAYAGNSLLGGFRSTTGKEYYDYLLGTRENSVIAVGGFGMLMFGVCILMNLYILSRGLAKGIEIVSKIGMPVLIIFATILAVRGLMISPETDPHAVASPFEGLNFVWNPKFDSLLNPTVWLAAVGQTFFTLSIGMGSMHCYASYLRQNDDIALNGAAGAWTNEFCEVVLGGTILIPIAVAYLGLETVQGSSGFGLGFMVFPQLFNNWGSFAPLAGFLWFGLLFFAAITSSLAMGQPMMAFLEDEFDLPREKCALLFGAMLLPLALPVALLHSKTFFDEFDFWAGTFSLVVMAVGEAILFSWVFGAGKGWEELMRGSDLKVPRIFFYIMKYVTPVFLIVILVAFMLKPQAGWDTYLAAAAGQKEAPPWEWAPDGMVGMLLHRDLPIPDGAHPDEAAFVNNLKLVRTVDRGVMIATFLGLAGLVAVAWNRRKLKSGAAV
- a CDS encoding prenyltransferase/squalene oxidase repeat-containing protein, which encodes MNSPKAPASGGVPASPQASALSQQPREGAGRPTIRDRVGPLKPERRPVDWKSTATTTGISLLVHVVVLFVCSLIVLDHDNLREIVTVLVSTKENDQEPIVETTIQPDQIDENTSEITPQQSVTDFVSDIRAPVNLDVSDAEPQVVIDEANLPGLAGIKVGDQMAGRSSAAKSAMVKRFGGSDASERAVATGLKWLKSRQFPDGSWSFDHAAHPDNQGTWSQPGTLKEVRTGSTGLALLAFLGAGHTPDKGDYQQEIQRGFDALVKLGKLSPAGFDLRGTPESGHGHTAMYSHAIATLALCEVVAMTGDVRYRQQAESAVRFIVNAQDPKGGGWRYAPGDPGDTSVVGWEVMALKAASQARMRIPQGVFRKAGTFLDSVEYEKGAKYSYTAVPKTPPTPTLSAAGLLCRMYLGWDNRRPALKAGVAYLDAVKPMTNNMYYNYYATQVLHHWGGEEWDRWNDVMREQLVRTQLKDGPEAGSWDVADPHGSVGGRLFMTSLCVMTLEVYYRHLPLYQRDKVKVEF
- a CDS encoding DUF5989 family protein gives rise to the protein MTDTSSSPQNTTGQSANQSFQQAADAPDPGIIREFIDFLSTSKKWWLTPIIVVLLLVAGLVLLAGSPAGPFLYSLW